TATCATACCAAAGTGCAGAGGACCTGGAGACACGAGTAACTTTGATGAGTACGACGAGGAAGACATCCGGGTATCTGTCACAGAGAAATGTACAAAAGAGTTCTTGGAGTTTTAGGATTTCTGTAAAGGCTTTAGTAGAAGTTTACATGGTTATTTTGTCTTATTATGCTTCTTCAAAGTTGAATCCAAGAACATCACAATTCCTTCCACAGTGctttattcaaataaactttgGGAGGTTTGGAAATTCACAGGTGTCTTTACCAGTGAAGTGTAGTCTACAGcattaagaaaaaaagatcaCATAGTCTTCTGTTTGGAAACATTATGTTAATGAATTTATACAATGAATAAACCCTATTTTTCCCACATTGaacaatttttgtgtgtgtgtgtgtgtggaaaagtaGCCTTTATGTTTAGTattaatacatgaaaaaaaaaaacgcaattcCACATTATGTTTAACTGTGTGTGCACAGTATGTAGAATATGTGTGCCAAAGAAAGGTTCTGGTTGTTCAGAAACGTCAAAAGATAAAGTAAGTTTTTGAATGGCACTGAAATTGTAATGAAAAGATGCCTTTGATTTGTGCACCTTCTACATTCATCTGTCTTCTTATATGGACCAtgtgaatacttttatttttaagagaaatgGTATATCTGCTGTAGAGATTATGATGTCCAATTCTGGGACAATTTATTTTGacactgaataaaagaaaattatttacattgCTTTATTATGTCCAATGCCTTTTGTCACGCCTGTTTGTCTGAGTACTGTTGTGAGAATAATTGTaaaagatgttttgttgttgttatttgttgtCGTATTATGTAGTgcatatataaaacaggtaattcTTGCTCTGGATGCCAATTGGTTATATTCCACAGTACAGTACAGGGAACAGCTTTGTCCTATTCACCTTATCTCTGCGCAGGTCCCATAGTTCAGTTGCAAGGCCTCTCATGCTTGATTGCATTATGTTGcatgtgcatttattaatttgacaCAAACTTATTCAATGCATCCTGCAcattgtgaaaaaacaaaagctatgtatcaaaagtattaattcatCATGTGCCGTAATAATAGCATTTCAGTCATTTataatggaagaaaataaaagaaaactttttaaaatgtaataaacaacttttttttttcagcctattttttgtcaaatagtgtttgttaaaatcatctttaaaatcaCCAGGCTTAATTAGGGAACTATGTTTCAAGATTGGATTTATCAGGTGACTGCAATGGTTTGTAAAGactataaatacaaacatttttgttaaaaagaatAGTAACATTTCActgcaattaaaagaaaataggttttacttttttaaagataattgtgttttaaaatatggttaacTGTGAATTTGCTCATTGTGGAAAATGTAAAtggacattgaaaaaaaataattttactcgGAAGAAATAGTCATTACCTTCACACATTAACAGAAACAagatataacaaagaaaaaaaagctttgtgaatTACTGTCCGTTGTAAGTAATGCATGGTAATAGCTTGTCAAAATGCTGATTTACCTTTTttcgttatttatttttcttgatgtAACTGATAATTGCCTTTTATTGTATGTTCATTGTTGAAGACATGTGTGAACAACTACATTTCCCATCGTtcaaaactacattacccataaagCCCCGCGCCTGCATTTGTCGGATTGTGCTGGGGGGAAAAAGCGTAATATTGTTTCAATGATCGAGAATCAATAACATTCAAACCATCCACATAAAACATCTGTTAAATTGGTAAGATAAAAGCTTTTCATCCAAATAATTGGAAATTGTCGTTTTGTTTTCTCAGAAAGACGGCGAATGTCATAAATGTTGAGTTAAAGGAAGCTAGCTAGCTAATGAGTTTATCATCTGCTTTATTAATCATCACACTGTCGACATTCATCATGAAAACGCttgtaatatattaaatggaTATTTTTATGATCCAATACTTCTGTTTAGCCAGACAGAATACAGCTTCAGTGACAGATAACATTTAGTCCTGCGATAACTATATTTCATACGgcattttacaattattaaaaatccaGTAcactttatttacaataaattattaaatactttatttacaattaaaaatctattttctgctttaaaaatcATGGCTGTCATTTTGTTCATCGTGTTTCTCTTCATAGACACGGAACCTGTCAAACCTCAAATGTGAAGGAAAATGCTAATTTAATGTctcattactgtgatgttttgcTCATTATATTTGCTCAAGCTGTTTTGCAAATTTAATTACTGTTTATTTCAAAGTAGCGATGATAGTCGTTTTATAATGATgagattaataataatgttttattttttaatattttttttttgttttgtttttttgttttgttttttacatataACCTTAGTGTTTACAATGTATTTAACAGTTTTGCATGTTTAACTTTtctgtcttgtctttttttttttttttttggtcctaaacgtttttctttctttttggtttaTCATCTTTTTGATTGCTCAgatcttttattattttgcagaaTCAATTCTCTAAGTTTATTCATAAACTTGTGTGGATTTCTGGAAGATGGGGCAGCTCTGCACAGCAGGGGACTGATGAGGACTGGACACGAGGAAACAACAACACATCTAATGGAATAGAACAGTCTCATCTCTCTGACATACAGGTAAGCAATAAATCAGAGCTAATCAGATTAATAAGATTATTATTGGTCATATAAAAACAGAGCCTCTGTTACGCACCTCAAGAAATTATTTAGAGTTTGCTTAAACATGACACAGTTTATTGAATTTTAGTAATGCATCTCCCGTACTGTAGTATTTCTTAAAAACTACAACAGTGATGATAGACTATAATTGCATgtgttaaaccttttttttttcatccagcaGTCATGGAAACCAAGGAAAATGGATCAGTGGATACCAAAAGGTAGGTGTATAGAGTAATATTGGGTTTGAGTTGAGTCCAAGTGTTTAACAATTGAGTGAGAAACATTTAGTAATGTCTTGACATCTTGATTCTATGTTGTTGCTGTACTTTTAACTCTTTAATGTTACACGTGAAGTGATTTTGACTGCACTCGGTCAAAACTAGCAGGCCCTTTTCAACACAAGGCCGGAAACATCATTTTCATCCCTGGCTCTGACTCAGAAAAGAAGAACTTACCTTCTCAATCCATTTATTTAGCCAAGTTGCTGTTGCTTCCATTGCAGAAATGAAAGCAATGaggaatttaagatttttttatttcttgttccCAATTAATGGACTATTTTTGGAAATAATTCATTTTCTGTTTGCATAAAACaattgttgagaaaaaaaaaacatcacatttaaataaatatgctccACACTGGCTGAAGAATGCAGTTATTTCACGAGAAGAATCATGGCAACCAGGCTGAAAAGAAAAATTTGTTGTCAAAGGAATCAGCACTGATTATATGTTTACACACTGCCATTTGTTAAAGAtcttaatattattacaacacttttttttcctgaacAATTTCtgatttgtaaatttaattagaaatttaGGCACACATCCTCTCTCCAAAACTCATCCTGCCCACCAAAAACATTTCAACCAACCCAATATCAGCATATACGAATTTGTAAAATGCAGAGAACAGTGTCTTCTTGGCTAAAAAAAACCTCCCATATTCTTGGGTGCTGTTACAGAGACAGTGTGATTTCTCTGGACACCTATTTTAAAGAGTTGGTTCACCCTAAAGTGAAAATTACTCTCCCTCATATCGATTCAAACTGCTTGAtttatatggatttattttatgatGTCTTTATACACGTTATGAAGTGTCAGAGTTCTAATGGAGGGAgaagaaatctctcagatttcataaaaaaatatcttcaattgtttTCTGGAGATagtcttatggatttggaacaacatgagagtcaGTAAATCATGTCAATATGTTCTTTTTTGGGTGGAATTATGCtaatgcataattcaaaacttTTTCTCTCCCTAACAGTTCTGTGGAGAATGGGCAGCTTTCTGATCCAGCGCACTGGGCCGTAGCAGATGTGGTCAATTATTTTAAAGCCACAGGGTTTGAGGAGCAAGCCAACGCTTTCCAGGATCAGGTAGGAATTTGTTGTTATATTCctaaaccttatttttttttttttttaatagaaatattttttttgtaaatatttctacATACTAACCAGATTCATATGATATAAtcttgtgaatatatatatatatatatatatatatatatatatatatatatatatatctatagttaataatttaaatatttttgagtcGCTTTGGAGAAAATGTCTAGATGAATAAATGTTGATAACAGAAAAAGCAATAGACAATTTACAAAACATTCTTGACTGAACGAAATAAGTCCTTAATTTTCCCACCATTAGAAATGCAGTGACATTTTATCCTTGCATTTCTCCCAAACGTTTCTCGAAAGGTCTGACCCCCGGTTCTCAACAAAAAGAATGTACAGTAATAACAtggtttgtatttacatttttgaggcAATTGATGCTTTGTAGAGCTAAACTTTATTATGTATGATATACTTTAGATctgtaatattttactatataattaTAACTAAATGCCTTTTCCATGTTTATCTCTCAGTCACAGTCAGCTGTATATAAAAAAGGGGGAATTTGACAGTAATTGTGCAGTTTCTTAGATCAGTGGAGCAGTCATTTTAAAAGACAATCATGTTATCAAtagataatattattttattatttatctccTCTGTCTTTTTTGCTCAACTGTCCCCGACAGGAAATCGATGGCAAATCCCTTTTATTAATGACTCGAAATGACGTTCTGACCGGACTGTCAATAAAACTGGGTCCTGCACTGAAGATCTATGAGTATCACGTCAAGCCTCTCCAAACCCAGCACTTAAAAAGTAACGTCTCATAGCTGCTGCAGCCACGTGGACGCATGGAAGACAATCACAGCAGGGTTAATGCAGGCAGaactaatacattttatgcatcttaataaataaacatggtgAATTTATTGCTTTTAAGGTCTCATTCTGCTGTACAggtatatttactgtttttagttTACCTACGTTTAACAGGTTCGTTCAGATTTTACCTTCACTTTGTGCGCTTGTACATAAATCATTACTGCTTGTAAGATTAAATGCTCAGTTTAATAACATGATctgtgatgtaaaatgaaaaatggctTGAACTAAAACATTCTTGAAGATGTTTCTGTGTAACGCATGAAGTATTTTTGAACAGAAATGAGAGGGAGGTTGCCGCCGCAGTTGTGACTTTTATCAGTTTGTTggtgtttatttttcctttttgtttttctggttttTAATAGATAAAAAGTGTGTTGAGTTAAAGTAACAGCACAAGTTATCAAGTGTCTGAAAAGGATGTATTTGCTGTGGTTTACAGCTATAAAGGCTCAACGGATTAGGGCTTTGTTTGCAGGAATCCTGTCAGAATGACAGTGCTTTGTGCTGCTAtaaattccatttatttatttcattctgtaactaACAATGTGATTCCTGATGAACTGGTGAATTGTTGGTTTTGAAAGCCAAAACAACACTGTAAATCTACAGCGGTTTGTGATACAGGGTGCttttaaaagatgaaacaaaAGTGAGTGTAGACTGCAATAAATGGTGCTTTTTCAGACTGCTATAAAATCCACTTCCTGGTCCTCATTACAGTGTGACTTCCTTCCTTTTGTGTGTATGTGGTATTTGATTGATATCTCAAAAGAATGgatcattaaatgtaataattttccaCTTAAAACCAGTCTCCTTAAACAATGAAATCCCAGATATGTTACATGCGTGTTTATctgattcagtttttttctaaACTTAATTCCTTATTATAGTAAGGTGATGAAGCTAATTGTTCTTGAATGTTGATGATTTTAATTGTGTTATGCTCACGCCAAAAACACTGCTGTAATCAACTttcaataaatgtgacatttttggttttatattacTCATTAGGAAAACAAAGAAGTTGTAAAGatgaacacacacatttttggattaaatttattaatatatttatccgAGATGAGaatgatgttttcattttaacagttaaaaaaagttaaaaatcaaGTTTGTTGAATGTTTAAACAGATAATCATGCTAGAGCCTAACTTGTTTACTTATAAAATGTCTGGGTtgtgaatgttgtttttctttttctttacattttggcTCGTGGTTTTCTGCATACAGTGCCTGTGATGTTACCTGGTGGATTATCAAGGGAATTATAACCCTGAAATGAAAGCACAACAACATATTGTGAcgtgaatttaaaatataaataccaaTATGGCAGGACTAGTGAAGCTCTTCCTGCTTACATTTGGTTGGCTGGTTGTTCATTGGTTGTCCTATCATTGGGCAGTGAGCGAAATACTGTATATAGGCTGCGTCCAAAAACTCAAAACAGAAGTGCCTTGAAATgccttaaatgtgttttaattgttatGAGTGGTGCTCTACGTGAGTTTAGTTCTGTTGCGctcaattgtttttgtttgttgtgctgTGATTGCTATAATTTattgtgtaagtgtttgtttgtcATTGTGAGTTTAATGTTTTTGCATCTAGTTTGAGTATTGTTTTATGTTGTAGTAGTagcaataataatttatcatagtCGCTATaattattgtcttttgttttgtattagttATTTTGGTGGATTTAAGTATTTGTAAGCTGTCCCTTTGTGGGTCAGTTGTGTGTGGGGTGAGACTCTCCTTATTTTAACCCATCTGTGATAGAGTGACTGTGTTTCTTCAAGTGTATAATCTGATTTTTGCTTGTTACAGGAGCTGAGTGCCTATAAGGCAGGGGCAGATTTCTGTGTTGGTGTTTCTTTCACGAGTGCTGGCTGCCTGGAGTGGtcggttttgtgtgtgtgtgtgtgtgtgtgagagagagagagagagagtcacaggTATAGGTGAACAGTGTTTTGCTGTGTAGGCCGATTGTGCCCTTATGCCCTGTTGTCGAGGGTTCGTTCCTGTACCTTGACCCTTGGATGTCCTTGCTGACTCAGGTTGCCCATCGttgtattttgtgaaatgttaacTGAGTTTGTTATATACAAACCGTTGTGCTCTGTGATTGCTACTCTTCCTTTTCCTGTTCTGTAATAACCCTTTTAACtgtaatgaatgtttatttatatatttatatatatatatatatatatatatatatatatatatatataaaatattttttttttgtatttagacaTTATATTCAGGACAATTAAGCACGTTTTATTTTCTTTGTCCATGTTCATCTTGAGCTTACCTGTCTTgcctaaattaaatttatggAATAAAGGTCCCTGGGCGAGATCCAGGGTGCCATAGTCGTGCTCAATCTTTAATCCCTCAGTGCTCTGCCACACAAACAGAGCAACATCATTACTTTATCATCCCTAAGTTGGGATAGCAAAACATCCTTCTCCTGCtcctgtgtgtgtggtttgtaaaAGTTtgacaataaagttattttaagagTAGCAGTCTCACAAGTCCTGATTTTGTCACAGAGCCTGAAAACTCAAGACTTTGTCCTTTGTCAACAGAGAAGTATATTCAGACTGATCTGAACTGATAACCTCTGTTAGACTGACAGAGGCACAATCGCCCCCACCCCAGTTTTCCAATGGATTTCTGTCACTTACCTCATCTTTGT
This DNA window, taken from Cyprinus carpio isolate SPL01 chromosome B11, ASM1834038v1, whole genome shotgun sequence, encodes the following:
- the samd13 gene encoding sterile alpha motif domain-containing protein 13, with amino-acid sequence METKENGSVDTKSSVENGQLSDPAHWAVADVVNYFKATGFEEQANAFQDQEIDGKSLLLMTRNDVLTGLSIKLGPALKIYEYHVKPLQTQHLKSNVS